Genomic DNA from Candidatus Hydrogenedentota bacterium:
GGCGTGTTCAGAGCACTCCCCTGCGGCCGGGCAGACGGTCCAGATCAGACTGGACCGTTTCCGTAATTTGCGCCGCCGGGAGGGGGCTTTGCTCCAGGAGATACTCCCGAAGGTGGCGGGCCAGGGTGCCCAGGGAGAGGCCATGGGTCCGGCCTGTGGCCGACCACAGTCGGTCGCTGAGGCCCATGAAGGCGTCGAATGCGGAGGACCGCAACGCGAAAAGCAGGGGCAGCGTCGCGGGGAAATTCCCCGAGTTGTGGCACCGCTCGAAATAGCGCGCGAAGCGCTTGACGCGGAGCAGTTCCCCGAAGGACAGGTCCGGCGTTTGTAGCACCTCGTAGGGGGGTATTTCAGAGAAGACCATGCCCGGCAGGTCCATTTCGGAGAGGGGCGCGCCGGGGAGACGCTTCAGGATGCCCACTTGGATTTCTTGTGTCCCCGTGGCCAACAGGCGGTCAAAACCCGACGCAAACTCCGCCAAACCCTCGCCGGGAAGGCCGGCGATGAGGTCGGCGTGGACCCGTGCGCCCGTGCGCCGGTGCAGGGCATGGAGCACTTCCTCCGTTCGGGCGGCGTCTTGGGGACGGTTGATGGCGGCGAGTACAGCGGGATCGAAACTCTGTACCCCCACCTCCAAATGGAGTCCGTCCAACGGAAACCGCGACAAACCGATCAACATCTCCTCTGAGAGTAGTTCCGGGAGTATTTCAAAATGAAGCTGCATGCCCTCCTGCCAGTGTTCCAGAAAAAAGGAGAGTACGGCATTGAAACGGTCCAGCCGCAGGTTGAAAGTGCGGTCCACAAACTTGAATCGTCTGGCACCCCGCGCCATTAACAGTTGCATACAACTAAAAAACGCCACAAGAGAATAATAACGGACACTTTTGTCGCCTGCGGACAGACAGAAAGCGCAGCGGCATGGACAGCCTCGCGAGGTTTCGACATACAGCACCCGGTGGGCGATGTCATTGTCCGTGTAGTCTTCATAGGGCAGGACCAAAGTGTCCAAGTCCGGGGGGACGGCGGTGATGACACGGCTGGCAGACGGGGTGCCTTCCAGCAGTTGGGCGACCAGTTCCGCAAAGACTGTTTCCCCCTCTCCCCGAACCAGATAATCCGCGCCGAATCCGGCGGGTGAGGCATCCGCCGCCCACGTCTCCGGTCCGCCCACCACCACCCACAGGGCGGGGTCGAGCGCCTTGAGGATGCGGGCCAGTTCCCGCACCCGGTCCACATTCCAGATATAGGCGCCCAGTCCGACGATTTTCGGGGAGAGGGCCAGGACGGTCTCCGCCATGTCGGCCGGTGCGTTCTCCAAGGTGAACTCCAGACAGCGGCAGTGCTCCCGCCGGGGTCCGAGATTGGCCCGGAGAAAACGCTGGCCGATGGCCGTGTGCGCGTAGCGCGCATTCACCGCCGCCAGCACAATGTCCGTCTGCTGTGGTGGGGAGTTCATGGGTTCTGATTCTGCCAGTTTGGGAGTATTCTACGGGAAGGGGGGAAGGCCGAGGCAAACGCACCCGGTACGGTCGGATAAAGAGGTCGGCGGGCCGCCAGCGCTACGATTTTTCCGACATCAATGGTTGTAGCGGCCAGATGTCGGGACCATTCTTTGGCTTGGAGTTATCACCAGTTCCAAAAGGAAATACGTAACACAATGAGATTCGCGCATGTATGGTGACAATAGCCCTGTCACCCGAAGAATCTTACAACCAAGGCCACTGGTCCAAGTTTATCCAGCCTCATAGGTGGATAAAAACTCCTGCACGCTGAGGTCAGCGGCGCGGATCAATCCCCTCAAAGTCCCCCTAGCCACCGCTTTATGCGCCGGTATTGAAAGCGTGGCCATAGACCCGTCTTTCGTCAAAATAATATGGCTGCCCTGCTGCCGGACAACATTCCATCCAAAACGCTCAAAAATCGCAACCAGTTCCCGTCCCCGCAATATGGGTAAGGGCGGCATCAGACGGCCACCTCCACCTGACGGGTTTCGACTGTCAGTGGCATTCCCTTCTCCGCGCGCACCTCCAGGCAGAGCTGTATGGCTTCACGAATATTTTCCAAAGCCTCCTCCCGTGTGTCTCCCTGGCTGATGCATCCTGGGATTGAGGGGCACTCCACAATCCAAGCGCCGTCTTCATCCCGGTCCACTGTCACGTTAAACTTCATTTTATTCGCTCCAATGAATTACGCCCTTTCCGGACTATCCTATTTCAAATTGTATCAACATGCGGCAAATTCGGCAACCCCACCCTTCAGTGCCATTTATTCCCGCGTCCCCGAAACACCGCGAAATCCGGCTTTTTCCTGTGGTACACTTGGCCGTCAAGGCGATGGGTTTGACGGGTCACTCAA
This window encodes:
- a CDS encoding DUF4080 domain-containing protein, encoding MNSPPQQTDIVLAAVNARYAHTAIGQRFLRANLGPRREHCRCLEFTLENAPADMAETVLALSPKIVGLGAYIWNVDRVRELARILKALDPALWVVVGGPETWAADASPAGFGADYLVRGEGETVFAELVAQLLEGTPSASRVITAVPPDLDTLVLPYEDYTDNDIAHRVLYVETSRGCPCRCAFCLSAGDKSVRYYSLVAFFSCMQLLMARGARRFKFVDRTFNLRLDRFNAVLSFFLEHWQEGMQLHFEILPELLSEEMLIGLSRFPLDGLHLEVGVQSFDPAVLAAINRPQDAARTEEVLHALHRRTGARVHADLIAGLPGEGLAEFASGFDRLLATGTQEIQVGILKRLPGAPLSEMDLPGMVFSEIPPYEVLQTPDLSFGELLRVKRFARYFERCHNSGNFPATLPLLFALRSSAFDAFMGLSDRLWSATGRTHGLSLGTLARHLREYLLEQSPLPAAQITETVQSDLDRLPGRRGVL
- a CDS encoding type II toxin-antitoxin system HicA family toxin, which produces MMPPLPILRGRELVAIFERFGWNVVRQQGSHIILTKDGSMATLSIPAHKAVARGTLRGLIRAADLSVQEFLSTYEAG
- a CDS encoding type II toxin-antitoxin system HicB family antitoxin; amino-acid sequence: MKFNVTVDRDEDGAWIVECPSIPGCISQGDTREEALENIREAIQLCLEVRAEKGMPLTVETRQVEVAV